One window of Thermocoleostomius sinensis A174 genomic DNA carries:
- a CDS encoding beta-1,6-N-acetylglucosaminyltransferase, with amino-acid sequence MKIAYLILAHHQPFHLARLIKTLDCDEAYFFIHVDSKVDVSPFKVLVSKTSKTIFLENVDRVKVHWCGYSIVAATLNLLRTAVATGMHFTRYCLLSGSDFPLKKNSEIKEVFSSNIEFLRIDRKLDWISNDLHAGYIKYFHLYDNRFFNPRMTSHKRLLPKIEKFLKVIPRTPYQKIPLYHSSQWWALSDTA; translated from the coding sequence ATGAAAATAGCATATTTGATCTTGGCGCATCATCAACCCTTTCATCTAGCAAGGCTAATCAAAACTCTCGATTGTGATGAGGCATATTTCTTTATACATGTGGATTCGAAAGTAGATGTTTCTCCGTTTAAAGTCTTAGTGTCTAAGACCAGTAAAACTATATTTCTAGAGAATGTGGATAGAGTAAAAGTTCACTGGTGTGGATATAGCATCGTGGCAGCAACTTTAAACCTTTTACGAACTGCGGTAGCTACTGGCATGCACTTCACCCGGTACTGTCTACTCAGTGGCTCAGATTTTCCACTCAAGAAAAACTCTGAGATCAAAGAGGTATTTAGCTCGAATATAGAGTTTTTGCGTATTGACCGAAAGCTTGACTGGATAAGTAATGATCTCCATGCGGGCTATATAAAGTACTTTCATTTATACGACAATCGCTTTTTTAATCCGAGGATGACATCTCATAAGCGTCTTCTCCCAAAAATTGAAAAATTCCTCAAAGTTATTCCCAGGACACCCTATCAAAAAATTCCTCTTTATCATAGTTCTCAGTGGTGGGCTTTAAGCGACACTGCGTAA
- a CDS encoding glycosyltransferase family 4 protein, translating into MEFSVIVASPIWSLNGVNVFSANLVRELQRQGISAHVLLTEPHISDSKPMKPPLDIKIQKLPVGEHDLYKTRWHRMVQYLEENAPCIYIPNHDINHSCIAPLLSKRVGIVGVVHSDDPQHYEHVGRLGKYWNSIVAVSKTVAKGTIERNPDLAERVVTIPIGVPIPHRPTERTYQADKPLKILYAGVFRQSQKRILDLPKIMQRLQALQIPTQLTIAGGGPDQQELVNASQTLVDQGVVQFVGIIPHDEMPDLLKQHDVFVMTSAFEGMPNALLEAMGQGCIPVVTDIDSGIPEIVKDGINGYRVSVGDIHIFAERLANLYRNISLRRELSIHAYRTVDQGSYRTTDMAELYIKLFYQVLRDAEEGIYQRPSDRIRPPDYMQPLWKHYLPEPIFRVGRWSKHILQNLIS; encoded by the coding sequence ATGGAGTTTAGTGTCATCGTTGCTTCGCCAATCTGGAGTTTAAATGGAGTAAATGTCTTCTCAGCTAATTTAGTGCGAGAGCTTCAGAGGCAGGGTATTTCAGCACATGTTCTTCTAACTGAACCCCATATTTCTGATTCCAAGCCTATGAAACCTCCTTTGGATATAAAGATACAAAAACTGCCCGTTGGCGAACATGATTTATACAAAACTCGTTGGCATAGAATGGTTCAGTACTTGGAAGAGAACGCTCCATGCATTTATATTCCTAACCACGATATCAATCATTCCTGTATTGCACCTTTATTATCAAAACGAGTTGGCATAGTAGGAGTTGTCCACAGCGACGATCCTCAACATTATGAGCATGTTGGCCGTTTGGGCAAATACTGGAACAGTATTGTAGCAGTCAGTAAAACCGTTGCTAAAGGAACGATCGAGCGCAATCCTGATTTAGCAGAACGAGTTGTTACGATTCCGATTGGAGTTCCTATTCCTCACCGCCCAACTGAGCGCACTTATCAAGCTGATAAACCGCTCAAAATTCTGTATGCAGGTGTATTTCGACAATCCCAGAAACGTATCTTAGACCTACCTAAGATTATGCAACGCCTGCAAGCGTTACAGATTCCTACACAACTCACAATTGCAGGGGGCGGGCCAGATCAACAAGAGCTTGTCAACGCTTCTCAAACTTTGGTTGACCAAGGTGTAGTGCAATTCGTGGGGATTATTCCCCATGACGAAATGCCTGACCTCTTGAAGCAACATGATGTGTTTGTTATGACTTCAGCGTTCGAGGGTATGCCCAATGCGCTACTGGAAGCAATGGGACAGGGCTGCATTCCTGTTGTTACTGATATTGACAGTGGTATTCCTGAAATTGTGAAAGATGGAATTAACGGTTACCGTGTGAGTGTTGGAGATATCCATATTTTCGCTGAACGGTTAGCAAACTTATACCGGAACATAAGTCTTCGGCGAGAATTATCTATTCATGCCTACAGGACTGTTGATCAAGGCTCATATAGAACAACAGACATGGCTGAGCTTTACATCAAGTTGTTTTATCAAGTCTTACGGGATGCTGAGGAAGGAATTTATCAGCGTCCTAGCGATCGCATTCGACCTCCCGATTACATGCAGCCTTTATGGAAACACTATCTGCCCGAACCTATTTTCAGAGTGGGTCGATGGAGCAAACACATTCTTCAAAACTTAATCTCATAG
- a CDS encoding glycosyltransferase, translated as MKIAFIVEGFPVLSQTFVLNQITGLIDRGHEVDIYAEVQDDSRKIHPTIEQYRLLERTYYQPLQPHDKLQRVLKALRLFVPCFLEDPDLVLRSINVFKYGKSAASLRLFYSVIPFLGNRNTYDVIQCHFGLLGIKGMMLREVGAIQGKLVTAFHGVDISQNLDLLGENLYDDLFKVGDCFLPISQHWRNRLAQLGCPSGRTFIHHMGIDCQKFTFIPRIPAPEQPIRLISIARLTEKKGIEYGIRAVAKILKRYSNIEYLIVGSGELRERLAQIIQGLGVEAQIKLIGWKNQQEVIDILNHSHILLAPSVTASDGNQEGIPVALMEAMAMGLPVISTYHSGIPELVEDDVSGFLVPERNIEALANKLEDLLQQPERWVKMGQSGRSRVEEQFNINKLNDRLVEIYQALIETGQSNLHQEHNRTDSASTNSDVFIPSTSTSL; from the coding sequence ATGAAGATTGCATTCATTGTTGAAGGATTTCCAGTTCTGTCTCAAACGTTTGTGTTAAATCAGATTACTGGATTGATTGATCGTGGACATGAGGTCGATATTTATGCTGAGGTACAGGATGATTCGAGGAAAATACACCCAACTATCGAACAGTATCGACTTCTCGAGCGTACCTATTACCAACCCCTCCAACCTCACGATAAGCTGCAACGAGTTCTTAAAGCTCTGAGATTATTTGTTCCATGTTTTCTCGAAGATCCGGACTTGGTATTACGCTCCATTAACGTATTTAAGTATGGAAAGTCTGCTGCATCTTTACGGTTGTTCTACTCTGTTATTCCGTTTTTAGGAAACCGGAATACTTACGATGTTATTCAATGTCACTTTGGACTTCTAGGCATTAAGGGAATGATGCTCCGAGAAGTCGGAGCAATACAAGGTAAATTAGTCACCGCTTTTCACGGTGTTGATATCAGTCAAAATCTAGATCTGCTTGGAGAGAATCTTTATGATGACTTGTTCAAAGTCGGAGATTGTTTTCTTCCCATTAGTCAGCATTGGAGAAATCGATTAGCTCAACTTGGCTGTCCATCTGGTAGAACCTTCATTCACCACATGGGAATCGATTGCCAAAAATTCACCTTCATTCCCCGTATTCCTGCCCCTGAACAGCCAATTCGATTAATCAGCATTGCTCGCCTAACCGAAAAAAAAGGCATTGAATATGGAATACGAGCTGTAGCAAAAATCCTGAAACGTTATTCTAATATTGAATACTTAATTGTTGGTAGTGGTGAGCTACGAGAACGATTAGCTCAAATTATTCAAGGATTAGGTGTAGAAGCGCAGATCAAATTAATAGGATGGAAAAATCAACAGGAAGTGATAGACATCTTAAATCACTCTCATATTTTATTAGCACCAAGTGTAACAGCATCAGATGGTAATCAGGAAGGGATTCCGGTAGCTCTCATGGAAGCAATGGCAATGGGTTTACCTGTTATTAGTACTTACCACAGTGGCATTCCCGAACTAGTTGAAGATGACGTTTCTGGTTTTTTAGTCCCTGAGCGAAACATAGAAGCCTTGGCAAACAAACTAGAGGATTTGCTGCAACAGCCAGAACGCTGGGTAAAAATGGGACAATCAGGACGTTCACGGGTAGAAGAACAATTCAACATTAATAAGCTGAACGATCGCCTAGTAGAAATTTATCAAGCTCTCATTGAAACTGGACAATCTAACTTGCATCAAGAGCACAATAGAACAGATAGTGCTTCTACAAACTCTGATGTATTTATACCTTCAACATCAACAAGTCTATGA
- a CDS encoding glycosyltransferase family 4 protein, which yields MKILLTISCNLDPNSGAAGTTLRLGQEYARLGHEVSFFTYNKLPKTLPDAIKMVTFPELASLHVFNLCYRGKVDVIDSPCGEGWLWSKVLNSFRRIHPLLVTRSHGLENTLHSFNLDEAKKGNLKLSPKYFLYRGSWRLWEEATALRNADLVFLLNRQDAKYATDCLRVEPEKIHVVPNGIPDTFINLPEATLFKSESKSIRIAQIGSYIQRKGIQYTIPALKAILNRFSYVEVSFLGTGCPEAVIYKDFELHLHPRIKVVPQYTLESLPHLLQGHQIKLFAPLNEGFGKVLVESMACGLAPIVSAAAGPLEVVHNGYDAVVVPIGNTIAIEHALEKLITDRTYLEKTRRNAYVTAQNYSWINVANQRLFLYQEMLDRLADQRSTKKIKNTVFIR from the coding sequence ATGAAAATCTTACTTACCATCTCTTGTAATCTTGATCCAAACTCAGGAGCAGCAGGCACAACCCTTCGACTAGGACAAGAATATGCTCGATTAGGGCATGAAGTGTCTTTTTTTACTTACAACAAATTACCGAAAACATTACCTGATGCCATAAAGATGGTTACTTTTCCAGAATTGGCGTCGCTTCATGTCTTTAATCTTTGCTATCGAGGAAAGGTTGATGTGATTGATTCTCCCTGCGGTGAAGGATGGTTATGGTCAAAAGTATTAAATTCTTTTAGAAGAATCCATCCTTTGTTGGTAACTCGTAGTCACGGATTAGAAAATACATTACATTCTTTTAATTTAGATGAAGCCAAAAAAGGAAATCTAAAATTAAGCCCAAAGTACTTCTTATACAGAGGGAGCTGGCGCCTGTGGGAAGAAGCGACTGCTTTGCGTAACGCAGATCTTGTATTCTTACTAAACCGCCAAGATGCAAAATATGCAACTGATTGCTTAAGGGTAGAACCAGAAAAAATTCATGTTGTCCCAAATGGAATTCCAGACACTTTCATTAATTTACCTGAAGCCACACTTTTCAAAAGTGAAAGCAAGTCAATTCGAATTGCCCAAATAGGTAGTTACATTCAACGTAAAGGAATTCAATATACTATACCTGCCCTAAAGGCTATCTTAAATCGGTTTTCTTATGTAGAAGTCAGTTTTTTAGGTACTGGTTGCCCAGAAGCGGTTATTTACAAAGATTTCGAGCTACATTTACATCCTCGAATTAAGGTTGTTCCTCAGTACACTTTGGAATCATTACCTCACTTACTTCAAGGTCACCAAATCAAACTATTCGCTCCATTGAATGAAGGTTTTGGGAAGGTACTGGTTGAATCAATGGCTTGTGGTTTAGCTCCCATTGTTAGCGCAGCAGCAGGGCCTTTAGAGGTCGTTCATAACGGTTATGATGCGGTAGTTGTTCCAATTGGTAACACGATAGCAATTGAACATGCCTTAGAAAAACTAATAACAGATCGAACTTATCTAGAAAAAACTCGTCGTAATGCTTATGTAACTGCTCAAAACTATAGTTGGATAAACGTTGCTAATCAAAGGCTTTTCTTGTACCAGGAGATGCTAGATAGGTTAGCTGATCAAAGGAGTACTAAAAAAATAAAAAACACTGTTTTCATACGTTAA
- a CDS encoding glycosyltransferase family 4 protein yields MKRIAILLSCYSFEHHFPSMGFNLESYLTEYRNDWSWDYIVGLREQSIEAYLYIPSMNQSGIFETQEGFKIRFVKLSSLYEKTWRLFIKARRFKLITYLAESTNTLALIDNLKNCLAIDQVSLLYVQEYWTNRFDILVNKINLPIIGSDQGGTDRLSFNFIKRRTLQKAYKLTCQTKEEVEKVETLGGKAVLLPNGVDTNFFYPSDAGEQKTNKIIFTVAKLYNRQKRLSDLINALVYLDSDWSLEIAGAGPDFETLKKLTNYLKVSNRVHFLGFIKDKVFLRDKYQQCSVFVLPSAWEGLAIAMLEAMSCGAAVVATEIPAFESLIFDGINGVKVPVAQPQILAQGILRCYTERYSYRVEARRTIVDSFSKQKTFSELAEIIYSCPN; encoded by the coding sequence ATGAAAAGAATTGCGATTTTGCTTAGCTGTTATTCCTTTGAGCACCATTTTCCAAGCATGGGATTTAATCTTGAGAGTTACCTAACTGAATATAGAAATGATTGGTCGTGGGATTACATAGTAGGTTTAAGAGAACAGAGCATTGAGGCTTATTTATATATTCCCTCCATGAATCAATCTGGTATTTTTGAGACTCAAGAAGGGTTTAAAATTCGTTTTGTAAAACTATCTTCTTTGTATGAAAAAACATGGAGATTATTTATCAAAGCGAGACGATTTAAGCTAATTACTTATCTAGCTGAATCAACTAATACTTTAGCACTTATTGATAACTTAAAAAATTGCTTGGCGATCGATCAAGTCTCTTTGCTTTATGTTCAGGAATACTGGACAAATCGATTTGATATTTTGGTTAATAAGATCAATCTTCCCATTATTGGTTCAGATCAAGGTGGTACTGATAGGCTGTCATTTAATTTTATCAAGCGAAGGACTCTACAAAAGGCTTATAAACTAACTTGTCAAACAAAAGAAGAAGTTGAGAAAGTTGAAACTTTAGGTGGAAAAGCAGTTCTTCTGCCAAACGGAGTTGATACTAATTTTTTCTACCCTTCTGATGCAGGAGAGCAAAAAACAAACAAAATAATTTTCACTGTCGCCAAACTTTATAATAGACAAAAGCGACTCTCAGATTTAATTAATGCTCTAGTCTATCTTGATTCTGACTGGAGTTTAGAAATTGCTGGTGCTGGTCCTGATTTTGAAACTCTTAAGAAATTGACAAATTATTTGAAGGTTTCTAATCGTGTTCATTTTCTAGGCTTCATAAAAGACAAAGTTTTCTTAAGAGACAAGTATCAACAGTGTAGTGTGTTTGTGCTTCCCTCTGCATGGGAGGGTTTAGCTATTGCGATGCTAGAAGCAATGAGTTGTGGTGCTGCTGTAGTTGCCACTGAAATTCCTGCTTTTGAATCTCTCATATTCGATGGAATAAACGGAGTCAAAGTGCCAGTTGCTCAGCCTCAGATTCTGGCGCAGGGAATTTTAAGATGTTACACCGAGAGGTATTCCTATCGAGTCGAAGCTAGAAGAACAATTGTAGATTCATTTTCAAAGCAAAAAACTTTCTCAGAATTAGCAGAAATTATTTATTCATGCCCTAACTAA
- a CDS encoding glycosyltransferase family 2 protein, with product MSISVIIPTYRRPADLTRCLEAIKRQTRPPEEIIVVARYDDVETWRLLNQYATLMLLKTISVDVPGVIAAMNAGLKAASGDILGFTDDDAVPHIDWLEKIETHFLENEQVGGVGGRDLIYQSGSTFEQTQVMVGKLQWYGRMIGNHHIGKGQAREVDFLKGVNMSFRRIAVGNLRFDSRLLGSGAQVHFEVAFCLSLKQKGWKLIYDPTVLVDHYPAMRFDEDQRHNFNETAFFNEIHNETLALLDYLSPIQRVVFLVWSVLVGTRRAFGVIQYFRFLFSEGSLAWRKWIVSMRGRKQGILTWLHVTQQT from the coding sequence ATGAGCATATCTGTTATCATCCCAACCTATCGTCGCCCAGCCGACTTAACTCGATGCCTAGAAGCAATCAAACGACAAACTCGTCCTCCTGAGGAAATTATTGTCGTTGCACGTTACGATGATGTTGAAACATGGAGGTTACTGAATCAATATGCAACCTTGATGTTGCTAAAAACAATTTCCGTTGATGTACCTGGAGTAATAGCTGCAATGAATGCTGGATTGAAAGCTGCATCGGGGGATATTTTAGGATTTACTGATGATGATGCAGTTCCTCACATCGACTGGCTTGAAAAAATTGAAACGCATTTTCTTGAAAATGAGCAAGTTGGCGGAGTAGGTGGACGTGACTTAATCTACCAATCTGGATCGACTTTCGAACAAACCCAAGTTATGGTTGGAAAACTCCAATGGTATGGGCGAATGATTGGTAATCATCACATTGGCAAAGGGCAGGCACGAGAGGTAGATTTTCTTAAAGGGGTTAATATGAGTTTTCGCCGTATTGCTGTTGGCAATCTTCGGTTCGATTCTCGTTTATTAGGCTCAGGGGCGCAAGTTCATTTTGAAGTAGCCTTTTGTTTGTCCCTAAAACAGAAGGGCTGGAAGTTGATCTATGATCCAACTGTATTAGTTGACCATTATCCAGCCATGCGATTTGATGAAGATCAACGACATAACTTCAATGAAACTGCCTTCTTCAATGAAATTCACAACGAAACTCTGGCTCTTCTAGATTATCTTTCTCCCATTCAAAGAGTCGTGTTTTTAGTTTGGAGTGTATTAGTAGGAACCAGAAGAGCTTTTGGAGTTATTCAATATTTTCGGTTTTTGTTCAGTGAAGGTTCATTGGCCTGGCGAAAATGGATTGTTTCAATGCGAGGAAGAAAACAAGGAATTCTAACCTGGTTACATGTGACGCAACAAACATGA
- a CDS encoding O-antigen ligase domain-containing protein: MHQQFSPSSNSVTSKSLQAQNQTKQAWQLIGAWSLFVALCLLAKGGKLLVPLLPFGSIVLGLFLYFRTPSLYVGYTWCYCFLGALIRRIIDYQSGYITPGRWGLISMLVSSICFITLVQQLPKAHRQGGLPFILSAISVIYAYVIGVAYRKIHLAYLVSIFEWLGPITFGFYLFSNWRLYPIYRQVTERVFVWGVLIMGIYGIFQFFVVPDWDRFYLENLSATSFGHPLPFKVRVFSTQSSPQSFASVMMAGLILLFGSSGSLRWPASGVGYLSFLLSMARSGWLGWAAGTVAYFPFLKLRLQMRFVLTLLIMVMLVAPLVNMEPFSAGINERLESLSDPQSDRSFEARSEGYSTILGLALSEFIGRGLGSTGPASSLGGGDSGIIPLLFSLGWFGLIPYMAGIVLIVFRVLQSGDGGRDSFVSATRAIVLGMLGQVWLNNIFSDVFALIFWGFLGIGMAASKYYAYYQKHL, translated from the coding sequence GTGCATCAGCAATTTTCTCCATCTTCTAATTCTGTCACCTCAAAATCGCTCCAAGCGCAAAACCAAACGAAGCAAGCTTGGCAGTTGATCGGGGCATGGAGCCTTTTCGTTGCTCTTTGCTTGCTTGCAAAAGGCGGAAAGTTACTAGTTCCTCTGTTGCCATTTGGCTCAATTGTGCTTGGTTTGTTTCTTTACTTTAGAACACCATCTCTTTATGTTGGATATACCTGGTGCTACTGTTTCTTAGGAGCATTGATCCGCCGCATCATTGATTATCAAAGCGGATACATTACGCCAGGTAGATGGGGCTTAATCTCTATGTTGGTCTCATCTATATGCTTTATTACATTGGTACAACAGCTTCCCAAAGCTCATCGACAAGGCGGACTACCGTTCATTCTCAGTGCAATCAGTGTAATATACGCATATGTCATTGGAGTTGCCTATAGAAAGATCCATTTAGCATATCTAGTCAGTATCTTTGAGTGGTTAGGGCCAATCACTTTTGGATTTTATTTGTTTTCCAACTGGCGTCTTTACCCTATCTATCGGCAAGTTACTGAACGTGTCTTTGTCTGGGGAGTCTTAATTATGGGTATCTATGGCATATTTCAGTTTTTTGTTGTTCCAGATTGGGATCGTTTCTATCTCGAAAACTTGTCTGCAACCTCCTTTGGACACCCTTTACCGTTTAAAGTCCGAGTTTTCAGCACACAAAGCTCCCCTCAAAGTTTTGCCTCTGTGATGATGGCAGGATTAATTCTGCTATTTGGTAGTTCAGGTTCCTTACGTTGGCCAGCATCTGGTGTGGGATACTTATCGTTTTTGCTATCTATGGCGCGATCGGGATGGTTAGGCTGGGCAGCCGGAACTGTTGCATATTTTCCATTCTTGAAACTTCGTTTACAAATGCGATTTGTCTTAACACTGCTCATTATGGTGATGCTAGTTGCCCCATTAGTTAACATGGAACCATTCTCAGCAGGTATTAATGAACGTCTGGAAAGCTTGTCAGATCCTCAATCAGATAGAAGTTTTGAGGCCCGCTCAGAGGGGTACAGCACAATTCTTGGACTTGCTCTATCCGAATTTATTGGGAGGGGGCTTGGAAGTACAGGTCCTGCCAGTTCTCTAGGAGGGGGAGATAGTGGCATCATTCCCCTCTTATTTTCGCTTGGATGGTTTGGCTTAATCCCCTACATGGCAGGAATTGTTCTAATTGTATTTCGAGTACTGCAGAGTGGAGATGGAGGTCGCGATTCTTTTGTCAGTGCTACTCGCGCCATTGTGTTAGGAATGCTAGGACAGGTTTGGTTAAATAATATTTTTTCAGATGTTTTTGCACTAATATTTTGGGGTTTCTTGGGCATTGGAATGGCTGCTAGTAAGTATTATGCATATTATCAAAAGCATTTGTAG
- a CDS encoding glycosyltransferase family 4 protein: MKLCIATQTVNKGNGQGRVNYEIVREAITRSHTVTLLASSIAPELQKHPLIEWVPILTDQLPTAILRDLFFAWKSTRWLHQHHSSIDIIKVNGAITFATADINAIHFVHSAWLKSGFHTIRYRKDFYGLYQWLYTNISAQWEVKAFYQARLLVAVSEQVKRELIELGLSASSIQVILNGVDLAEFQPGAIDRESLGLPRDVPIALFAGDIRTPRKNLDMTLFALARVPGLHLAVAGDTVGSPYPQIAADLKVDKRTHFLGYRSDIAKIMQGVDFFVFPSRYEACSLVLLEALASGLPVITAATTGGSELITSECGIVLSNPENVDDLTNAVEHLANNSDIRSVMGKHARRLAEQYAWNKQAKNYVDLFEKLSLSKHCSKKRHSTNAVLTIDK, translated from the coding sequence ATGAAGCTCTGCATTGCAACTCAGACTGTAAACAAAGGCAATGGTCAAGGTCGAGTTAATTACGAAATCGTTCGAGAAGCCATTACTCGTAGTCACACGGTAACACTTCTTGCCAGCAGTATTGCCCCGGAACTACAAAAGCATCCCTTAATTGAATGGGTGCCAATTTTGACTGATCAATTACCAACAGCAATACTCAGAGATTTATTTTTTGCTTGGAAAAGTACTCGATGGCTGCATCAACATCATTCTTCAATTGATATCATAAAAGTAAATGGAGCAATTACTTTTGCAACCGCAGATATTAATGCAATTCACTTTGTACACAGTGCTTGGTTGAAGTCAGGTTTTCATACTATTCGTTATCGAAAAGATTTTTATGGACTTTACCAATGGCTCTACACAAATATCAGCGCTCAGTGGGAGGTTAAAGCTTTTTATCAAGCCAGGTTGTTGGTTGCAGTATCTGAACAAGTCAAGCGAGAACTAATAGAATTAGGTTTGTCTGCTAGTTCAATTCAGGTTATTCTCAACGGCGTCGATTTAGCGGAATTTCAACCAGGTGCAATTGATCGAGAATCCCTGGGATTGCCAAGAGACGTTCCTATCGCTTTATTTGCAGGTGACATCCGAACACCGCGCAAAAACTTAGACATGACACTGTTTGCATTGGCACGTGTTCCAGGTTTGCATCTTGCTGTTGCAGGCGATACGGTAGGTAGCCCATATCCTCAAATAGCTGCTGACTTAAAAGTGGACAAACGAACCCATTTCTTGGGATACAGGAGTGACATTGCAAAGATTATGCAAGGAGTGGATTTTTTTGTCTTTCCGTCTCGCTACGAAGCGTGTTCGTTAGTATTATTAGAGGCACTCGCCTCTGGTTTACCTGTTATTACAGCAGCAACAACGGGTGGATCTGAACTGATAACGTCAGAATGCGGAATAGTTCTAAGCAATCCAGAAAATGTTGATGATTTGACAAATGCAGTTGAGCATCTCGCTAATAATTCTGATATTCGTTCTGTTATGGGGAAACATGCTCGAAGATTAGCTGAGCAGTACGCCTGGAATAAGCAGGCTAAAAACTATGTTGATTTATTTGAAAAACTTAGTTTATCAAAGCACTGTTCAAAAAAACGTCACTCTACCAATGCTGTTTTAACAATCGACAAGTAA
- a CDS encoding glycosyltransferase, which produces MNRLHIAIFQPPMHGNGLDRVVLNLAKAFVEFGFCVDLVTPEISKYQKQATQGYPSQIRNIRLLDVSITKPIFLEKVIKLSQYLKEVRPDILLANNDYVGVANLAKSISNSPTKLVHGVHINVSQYFSKLSGIRATIRPFLLKHSYCKADGIIAVSQGVAKDLAQLINIPTEKIQVIYNPVVTPDLLLKANESLEHLWFAPSEPPVILGAGRLFHQKDFVTLIKAFAKVRQKQNCRLIIIGEWSPYKFELDTLINELNLGDDVDFPGYVHNPYAYMAHASLFVMSSKYEGFGNVLVEAMAVGTPVVSTDCESGPAEILDQGRYGKLVPVGDSDALASAILKTIEHSIDAKILQERAQKFSQEKIARQYLDYFEILSK; this is translated from the coding sequence ATGAATCGATTGCACATAGCTATTTTTCAACCCCCGATGCACGGAAATGGACTCGATCGAGTTGTGTTAAACCTCGCAAAAGCCTTTGTCGAATTTGGCTTTTGTGTTGACCTTGTTACTCCCGAGATTAGCAAGTATCAAAAGCAGGCAACCCAGGGTTATCCGTCACAAATTCGTAACATACGACTACTAGATGTATCTATTACGAAACCTATCTTTCTGGAGAAGGTCATTAAACTCAGTCAATATCTTAAAGAAGTAAGACCAGATATTTTGTTAGCAAATAATGATTACGTTGGCGTGGCAAATCTCGCGAAATCAATTTCTAATAGTCCCACTAAATTAGTTCACGGAGTGCATATTAATGTTTCTCAATATTTTAGTAAACTTTCAGGCATTCGAGCTACTATAAGGCCTTTTTTACTGAAACATTCCTACTGCAAGGCTGATGGCATTATTGCAGTGTCTCAAGGCGTTGCCAAGGATCTTGCACAACTTATCAACATACCTACAGAGAAGATTCAAGTAATTTATAATCCAGTAGTTACACCTGATTTATTGCTCAAAGCTAACGAATCTTTGGAACACTTGTGGTTTGCGCCTAGTGAACCACCTGTCATTTTAGGCGCAGGAAGATTATTTCATCAAAAGGATTTTGTTACCTTGATTAAGGCTTTTGCTAAAGTAAGACAGAAACAAAATTGTCGACTAATTATTATTGGGGAATGGTCTCCTTACAAATTTGAGTTAGATACTCTAATTAATGAACTTAATCTAGGAGACGATGTTGATTTTCCAGGATATGTACACAATCCCTACGCATATATGGCTCATGCTTCTTTGTTTGTAATGTCCTCGAAATATGAAGGCTTTGGTAATGTGCTAGTGGAAGCTATGGCTGTTGGCACACCCGTTGTTTCAACTGATTGTGAAAGCGGACCTGCTGAAATTTTGGATCAGGGTAGGTATGGCAAATTAGTTCCAGTTGGCGATTCTGATGCTTTAGCGAGTGCTATTCTCAAAACTATTGAACATTCAATAGATGCTAAGATTCTTCAAGAGCGCGCTCAAAAATTTTCGCAAGAGAAAATTGCCCGGCAATACTTAGATTATTTTGAGATATTATCGAAGTAG